Genomic segment of Peribacillus frigoritolerans:
TTTGCCAGTCCCTGATTCCCCTCTTAATAAGACAGTAGCAGGTGTTCTTGCCGATAATTTCGCCTGTTCAATGGGAAGCTTCATCTCTTCGGAAGCCCCAATTATATCATCAAAGGAATATTTAGCCTGCAAAGTACGGATGATCTGTCTTGCCCGATTCAGTTCGTGGGTCAAGGCTTGAATTTCCGATACATCATGAATGACGCCAACACTCCCTTTCAGGCACCCGTCCACAATGATTGGAGCAACATTCACGATCACTTCCTTATGTTTTGGGCCGACACGCATATTGACACCCCGAACAGGCTTTTTTGTCTGAAGCACTTTCATATGCATACTTTCACCTTCGTAAATATCGATGGAAGCCGGCTTACCGATCACTTGGGTCTTTGTTAACCCGGTGATTCTTGTATATGCCGGATTGATCAAAAGTCCCCTGCCTTGATCATCCACAACCGATATGGCTTCATCACTGGATTGAATGATCGCCTGGAGCATCGTCTGTATTTCTTTTAAATCAGTAATTTGCTCCGCCAATTGGACAGCTTCCGTTTTATTCCTAAACACGGAAAAAGCCCCTATGATTTCCTTATCGGCATTCACAAGAGGTATCCTTGTCGTTATGAGTTCCATTCCATTGCTAAGGGTGATTTCCTGATTCACTTCTTTTTGGTTCGTTTGCATCACTCGCAGCAATCCAGTTGAAGGGATGAAATCTTTGATATGTCTGCCTATCACATCCTCGCGCTTTGTGTCAGTTGCACGTTCCGCACTATCATTGAACATGATGATGAATCCTTCATGATCAATCACCACCATCCCTTCACTGGTCGTATTGAGGATCAAGTCCATTTTTGCCGAGGCATTCTCCAATTTACTTATTAAACGATTTTTCTCTTCAAACAACTTAGTCATAATGAGGGCGACACTACCAGGAATGAGAATCGTTTGTTCGCCCATGTCCCTTTTTATCTTTTTATAGACAGACGGGTCACCGGTCGTATCAAAAATGATGTCCAAATCCCGCTCCAATCCCATGCTCCAATTAGTCACTGTAGGAATCCTTAATTCCTTTGCAGCAAGCATCCCTTCAGCGGATTCATTCGTATCAGCCATACAAACAATGGAGAATACTTCACTTTCTGATAGGAGTTTCAACACGGTTGTCCCTCCCACTCCTCCCCCTACTATCATGACCTTTTGCATCAGCCATCCCCCTTAAGATATAATTACCCCTTTTAAAAGATCATTCCCTGCAATTTTTTTCATACTCCACTCTATTTTACCATATCGGATCCCTTTAAAAAAACAGCCGCCAACTCCCAGTCATTATCTAGATTCCCGAAACTTGACAAATAATTTATATCCTTTATCATTTTTTAAAGACGG
This window contains:
- a CDS encoding sigma-54-dependent Fis family transcriptional regulator, with translation MQKVMIVGGGVGGTTVLKLLSESEVFSIVCMADTNESAEGMLAAKELRIPTVTNWSMGLERDLDIIFDTTGDPSVYKKIKRDMGEQTILIPGSVALIMTKLFEEKNRLISKLENASAKMDLILNTTSEGMVVIDHEGFIIMFNDSAERATDTKREDVIGRHIKDFIPSTGLLRVMQTNQKEVNQEITLSNGMELITTRIPLVNADKEIIGAFSVFRNKTEAVQLAEQITDLKEIQTMLQAIIQSSDEAISVVDDQGRGLLINPAYTRITGLTKTQVIGKPASIDIYEGESMHMKVLQTKKPVRGVNMRVGPKHKEVIVNVAPIIVDGCLKGSVGVIHDVSEIQALTHELNRARQIIRTLQAKYSFDDIIGASEEMKLPIEQAKLSARTPATVLLRGESGTGKELFAHAIHNASDRKFNKFVRVNCAAISESLLESELFGYDEGAFTGASRGGKVGFFEEANQGSIFLDEIGELPANIQAKLLRVLQEKEIIRVGGTKPIPINVRVIAATNINLEEAIANGSFREDLYFRLNRMPIFIAPLRKRKEDLRELAEHLINKINQEYGRSIEGITAAAIHKMQIYNWPGNVRELENILGRAIIFMKLNETIIDIHHIPDFIEEIPLKQEKLLMKPSGYVSGKPLSEIIDQYEADIIQQAFHTHKGNKTLTAKALGISVRNLYYKMEKLKL